From Myxococcus stipitatus, one genomic window encodes:
- a CDS encoding sensor histidine kinase — protein sequence MTRGGCWKWWALAFAYWTLQGVAAASESHAVRGVTWGHALLTDGFANILWAPITLAILQLALRFPLERRHWRSRALLHVGGALAVSFFRATVIYALDPWFHWYAAPPAYGEVLQHALLYNPFIYLILLGVAHAVYFAEQVRLKDTQLARAQLHALKAQLRPHFLFNTLNSISALVHRDPRGSERMIARLSDLLRGTLDAAHEEVPLRDELRTLQLYLDIQAVRFTDRLQVKHDIDPDALGAHVPHLLLQPLVENAIQHGIAPRSAPGTVTVAARKAGEALLLEVRDDGVGLREDAARKGGNGKGLWITRERLVQLYGMDHRMELRGATGGGASVTLSIPFRTGPVA from the coding sequence ATGACACGCGGTGGTTGCTGGAAGTGGTGGGCCCTGGCCTTCGCCTATTGGACGTTGCAGGGCGTGGCGGCGGCCAGCGAGTCGCACGCCGTCCGGGGCGTGACATGGGGGCACGCGCTGCTCACGGATGGCTTCGCCAACATCCTCTGGGCGCCCATCACCCTCGCCATCCTCCAGTTGGCGCTGCGCTTCCCGCTGGAGCGTCGCCACTGGCGCTCGCGCGCGCTGCTGCACGTGGGCGGGGCGCTCGCCGTCTCGTTCTTCCGCGCCACCGTCATCTACGCGCTGGACCCATGGTTCCACTGGTACGCCGCCCCGCCCGCCTACGGCGAGGTGCTCCAGCACGCGCTGCTCTACAACCCGTTCATCTACCTCATCCTCCTGGGCGTCGCGCACGCGGTGTACTTCGCGGAGCAGGTGCGGCTGAAGGACACGCAGCTGGCGCGCGCGCAGCTCCACGCGCTCAAGGCGCAGCTGCGCCCGCACTTCCTCTTCAACACGCTGAACTCCATCTCCGCCCTCGTGCACCGGGACCCCCGGGGGAGCGAGCGGATGATCGCGCGGCTGAGCGACCTGCTGCGCGGCACGCTCGACGCCGCGCATGAGGAGGTGCCCCTGCGCGACGAGCTGCGGACGCTCCAGCTCTATCTGGACATCCAGGCGGTGCGCTTCACCGACCGGCTCCAGGTGAAGCATGACATCGACCCGGACGCGCTGGGCGCGCACGTGCCCCACCTGTTGCTCCAGCCCCTCGTGGAGAACGCCATCCAGCACGGCATCGCGCCCCGCTCCGCGCCAGGGACGGTGACGGTGGCCGCGCGCAAGGCCGGCGAGGCGCTGCTCCTCGAGGTCCGCGACGACGGCGTGGGCCTCCGGGAGGACGCGGCCCGGAAGGGTGGCAACGGCAAGGGCCTGTGGATTACCCGGGAGCGCCTGGTCCAGCTCTATGGCATGGACCACCGCATGGAGCTGCGCGGCGCGACGGGCGGGGGCGCGTCGGTCACGCTCTCCATTCCCTTCCGGACGGGGCCCGTGGCGTGA
- a CDS encoding helix-turn-helix transcriptional regulator, with protein MQRTERLFALAEYLRGRRTGVTAETLAERFGVTIRTIYRDLDALRAAAMPVAAERGRGGGYALDRSYSLPPVNFTAREAALLVALGRFAIDMRLLPFTGTLDSALDKVRAALSTSAQRELLDRLKELTFLGVPSLPSKAAVRAAIERAWFEQQTLRITYVDSNFIESTREVRIHSVVMDRHETRLDAADVATGQRRHFRLDRIVHAEPGRAFGG; from the coding sequence ATGCAACGCACCGAGCGGCTCTTCGCACTCGCCGAGTACCTGAGGGGACGCCGCACGGGCGTGACGGCGGAGACGCTCGCCGAGCGCTTCGGCGTCACCATCCGGACCATCTACCGGGACCTGGACGCGCTGCGCGCCGCGGCCATGCCCGTGGCGGCCGAGCGGGGCCGGGGCGGCGGGTACGCGCTGGACCGCAGCTACAGCCTGCCGCCGGTGAACTTCACCGCGCGGGAGGCGGCGCTGCTCGTCGCGCTGGGGCGCTTCGCCATCGACATGCGGCTTCTGCCCTTCACCGGCACGCTCGACTCCGCGCTGGACAAGGTGCGCGCGGCGCTGTCCACGTCCGCGCAGCGCGAGCTGCTCGACCGGCTCAAGGAGCTGACGTTCCTGGGCGTGCCGTCGCTGCCCAGCAAGGCGGCGGTGCGAGCGGCCATCGAGCGCGCGTGGTTCGAGCAGCAGACGCTGCGCATCACCTACGTGGACAGCAACTTCATCGAGTCCACCCGCGAGGTGCGCATCCACTCCGTGGTCATGGACCGGCACGAGACGCGCCTGGACGCGGCGGACGTCGCCACCGGCCAGCGGCGCCACTTCCGGCTGGACCGCATCGTCCACGCCGAACCGGGCCGCGCCTTCGGCGGCTGA
- a CDS encoding LytR/AlgR family response regulator transcription factor has protein sequence MTSSIRVLIVDDEPLARARLKELLADEPDMAVIGECRDGREAVAAIGRERPDLVLLDVQMPEPDGFGVLRATASEPPPAVIFVTAHQDFAVRAFEANALDYLLKPFDRERFQQSLARVRERRRTGAMELDAELLERLEALSQRLPSAPERYATKLVAKVGWRMRFLRVEDIDYLEAEGNYACVHLGKQSYLTRETMNALEAKLDPKDFVRAHRSLIVRMDRIEEVEPLPPGEYVLTLRDGTKLTTGRSYRARLQRALDLPS, from the coding sequence GTGACGTCCTCCATCCGCGTCCTCATCGTCGACGACGAGCCCCTGGCCCGCGCGCGCCTGAAGGAGCTGCTGGCGGACGAGCCGGACATGGCCGTCATCGGCGAATGTCGGGATGGGAGGGAGGCGGTCGCCGCCATCGGCCGGGAGCGCCCCGACCTGGTGCTCCTCGACGTGCAGATGCCGGAGCCGGACGGCTTCGGCGTCCTGCGGGCCACGGCCTCCGAGCCCCCGCCCGCCGTCATCTTCGTGACGGCCCACCAGGACTTCGCGGTGCGGGCCTTCGAGGCCAACGCGCTCGACTACCTGCTCAAGCCCTTCGACCGGGAGCGCTTCCAGCAGAGCCTCGCCCGGGTGCGCGAGCGCCGACGCACCGGGGCCATGGAGCTGGACGCGGAGCTCCTCGAGCGGCTGGAGGCCTTGTCCCAGCGCCTGCCCTCCGCGCCGGAGCGCTACGCCACGAAGCTGGTGGCGAAGGTGGGCTGGCGCATGCGCTTCCTGCGCGTGGAGGACATCGACTACCTGGAGGCGGAGGGCAACTACGCCTGCGTCCACCTGGGCAAGCAGTCCTACCTGACGCGCGAGACGATGAACGCCCTGGAGGCGAAGCTGGACCCGAAGGACTTCGTGCGCGCCCACCGCTCGCTCATCGTCCGGATGGACCGCATCGAGGAGGTGGAGCCGCTCCCCCCGGGCGAGTACGTGCTCACCCTCCGGGACGGCACGAAGCTCACCACCGGTCGCAGCTACCGCGCCCGGCTTCAGCGGGCCCTGGACCTGCCCTCCTGA
- a CDS encoding endo-1,3-alpha-glucanase family glycosylhydrolase yields MVAAETPGPRARAASSLATVLVPTGASWRYLDTGVDLGTAWSATGFDDAAWAEGAAPLGYAETDLGTTVSYGPNANSKYITTYLRKRFTVEDAARVGALLVRLQRDDGAIVYLNGAEVFRSNLPAGTVGYRTLAPATVSLPAEETTWLEQSVSPAALVTGTNVLAVEVHQSAANTSDMRFDLELSATVAPDPNPMSACYPFDMPTPSVLRAARKKVFGFYYPIFPISIENKDPSVDFWSSWLDPTGRNSEYGAIGGLMRDRPLPRPPWSGNWRQRDFETEVRRAIAAGLDGFIYEHPYKVSSNEANNQLETMLAAALAVDPGFRIVLSPDFPYGEGAVPDQVATKIASVANHPSLYRHDGAIVLSSFGVQRNPIAYWSALQSRLSAMGIATTYWAFHNYASPTTSLYSEWNDLSVGYSTWGSRPASSGETMRLWSAEAHRRGRLWMSPVAFEDVRHKDTGDRNSSRVYWEAQNSLAFRTQFEKAIEGDADWVSLLTMTDYGESWMTASQERGYVIMDWIAYYTAWFKTGQRPTILRDTLYYTHRRHRTDAPFDATKQTAPQMVLKGGPSGWNQVELLAFLAAPGRLVITQGSDVRTLDVASAGVTPFSVPLVPGTTPVFELQRNGQTVQRLVSRTPIVARTVYQDMMYHAGGGRECARP; encoded by the coding sequence ATGGTGGCCGCCGAAACCCCCGGTCCGCGGGCTCGGGCCGCGTCCTCCCTGGCGACGGTGCTCGTCCCGACGGGGGCGTCCTGGCGCTACCTGGACACGGGCGTGGACCTGGGCACGGCCTGGAGCGCGACTGGCTTCGACGATGCCGCGTGGGCGGAGGGCGCCGCGCCCCTGGGGTACGCGGAGACGGACCTGGGGACGACGGTGTCCTACGGCCCCAACGCCAACAGCAAGTACATCACCACGTACCTGCGCAAGCGCTTCACGGTGGAGGACGCGGCGCGTGTCGGCGCGCTGCTCGTGCGACTCCAGCGGGATGACGGCGCCATCGTCTACCTGAACGGCGCGGAGGTCTTCCGCAGCAACCTGCCCGCGGGCACCGTGGGCTACCGCACCCTCGCGCCGGCCACCGTCTCGCTGCCGGCGGAGGAGACCACCTGGTTGGAGCAGTCGGTATCTCCGGCGGCGCTCGTCACCGGGACGAACGTGCTCGCGGTGGAGGTCCACCAGTCCGCGGCGAACACGTCCGACATGCGCTTCGACCTGGAGCTGAGCGCCACCGTCGCGCCCGACCCGAACCCCATGTCCGCGTGCTACCCGTTCGACATGCCCACGCCGTCCGTGCTGCGCGCGGCGCGCAAGAAGGTGTTCGGCTTCTACTATCCCATCTTCCCCATCTCCATCGAGAACAAGGACCCGTCGGTGGACTTCTGGTCGAGCTGGCTGGACCCCACGGGACGCAACAGCGAATACGGCGCCATCGGCGGGCTGATGCGTGACCGGCCGCTGCCGCGCCCGCCCTGGAGCGGCAACTGGCGTCAGCGTGACTTCGAGACGGAGGTGCGCCGCGCCATCGCCGCCGGCCTGGACGGCTTCATCTACGAGCACCCGTACAAGGTCTCGTCGAACGAAGCGAACAACCAGCTCGAGACGATGCTCGCGGCGGCGCTCGCGGTGGACCCCGGGTTCCGCATCGTCCTCAGCCCGGACTTCCCCTACGGCGAGGGCGCCGTTCCGGACCAGGTGGCGACGAAGATCGCCTCGGTGGCGAACCACCCCTCGCTCTATCGGCACGACGGCGCCATCGTCCTCTCCAGCTTCGGCGTCCAGCGCAACCCCATCGCGTACTGGAGCGCGCTCCAGTCGCGGCTCTCGGCGATGGGCATCGCCACCACGTACTGGGCCTTCCACAACTACGCTTCTCCCACCACGAGCCTCTATTCGGAGTGGAACGACCTGTCGGTCGGCTACTCGACCTGGGGCTCCCGTCCGGCGAGCTCCGGCGAGACGATGCGCCTGTGGAGCGCGGAGGCGCACCGGCGGGGCCGCCTGTGGATGTCGCCCGTCGCTTTCGAGGACGTGCGCCACAAGGACACGGGGGACCGGAACAGCTCGCGCGTCTACTGGGAGGCGCAGAACAGCCTGGCGTTCCGCACGCAGTTCGAGAAGGCCATCGAAGGAGATGCCGACTGGGTCAGCCTGCTGACGATGACGGACTACGGCGAGTCCTGGATGACGGCGTCCCAGGAGCGCGGCTACGTCATCATGGATTGGATTGCGTACTACACCGCCTGGTTCAAGACGGGGCAGCGGCCCACCATCCTCCGCGACACGCTCTATTACACGCACCGCCGCCATCGCACGGACGCGCCCTTCGATGCGACGAAGCAGACCGCGCCGCAGATGGTGCTCAAGGGCGGCCCCTCCGGGTGGAATCAGGTGGAGCTGCTCGCCTTCCTCGCGGCGCCGGGGCGGCTCGTCATCACCCAGGGCTCCGACGTGCGGACGCTGGACGTGGCGAGCGCGGGCGTGACGCCGTTCTCGGTGCCCCTCGTGCCGGGCACGACGCCGGTCTTCGAGCTCCAGCGCAATGGCCAGACGGTGCAGCGGCTGGTGAGCAGGACGCCCATCGTCGCGCGGACCGTGTACCAGGACATGATGTATCACGCGGGCGGCGGCCGGGAGTGCGCGCGGCCCTGA
- a CDS encoding RCC1 domain-containing protein: protein MTIHRSLLLLLAVVVTACGSSDEKVPGGGTDVPSAGLVGDAGSVDAGISDAGTSDAGPGDNLAGLTRIATAEYQLFYLVDGRVLGIGSNRAGQLGVGHSNPYNQVPPKDIALPADLRFKDVAGGGFQSLALDTRGRVWTFGQNLYGQRGDGTTVDRPNTTAEGNNGIPYLVTQDATGAVFDDVVAVRSALVFNMALKADGSVWVWGMSGTAIGNTLGIAGDGDTTARNITRPTRVPLPSGTRITRFTTNDSAIFAIDDTGKVWAWGGAGSAETLGTGKFSEYAKPNPLPIPARVKEVAAGGSRWAVALDETGALWGWGMQGTFLGLGNPAGEWYPVATPRKLSFPEFGSRKVIHVAASGHATHVILDDGTLWGWGDSAMGEVGNGVMLDFATYHTPYQWDWSNYQKMVFRPVQIAPGVTFKALHDTAQSFYGYATATDGTVYSWGRNKTGVLGNGVLPTGDVANRPDSWNVATATAVPAHELTIAIPTPSK from the coding sequence ATGACCATCCACCGCTCGCTCCTCCTGCTCCTGGCCGTCGTCGTCACCGCCTGCGGTTCCTCGGACGAGAAGGTTCCCGGGGGTGGCACGGACGTCCCGAGCGCCGGGCTCGTCGGTGACGCGGGGAGCGTCGACGCGGGCATATCGGACGCGGGCACCTCGGATGCTGGCCCGGGGGACAACCTCGCGGGGCTGACGCGCATCGCCACCGCGGAGTATCAACTCTTCTATCTGGTGGATGGCCGGGTGCTGGGCATCGGCTCCAATCGCGCGGGTCAGCTGGGCGTGGGCCACTCGAACCCGTACAACCAGGTGCCCCCCAAGGACATCGCGCTCCCGGCGGACCTGCGGTTCAAGGACGTGGCGGGCGGAGGCTTCCAGAGCCTCGCGTTGGACACGCGGGGCCGCGTGTGGACCTTCGGGCAGAACCTGTACGGCCAGCGGGGCGACGGGACGACGGTGGACCGGCCCAACACGACGGCGGAGGGCAACAACGGCATCCCCTACCTCGTCACGCAGGACGCCACGGGCGCGGTGTTCGACGACGTCGTCGCGGTGCGCAGCGCGCTCGTCTTCAACATGGCGCTGAAGGCGGATGGCTCCGTGTGGGTCTGGGGCATGTCGGGCACGGCCATCGGGAACACCCTGGGCATCGCGGGCGATGGCGACACGACGGCGCGCAACATCACCCGTCCCACGCGCGTGCCCCTGCCCTCCGGCACCCGAATCACGCGCTTCACCACCAACGACAGCGCCATCTTCGCCATCGACGACACCGGCAAGGTGTGGGCCTGGGGCGGCGCCGGTTCGGCGGAGACGCTGGGCACGGGGAAGTTCAGCGAGTACGCGAAGCCCAACCCGCTCCCCATCCCCGCGCGCGTCAAGGAGGTGGCCGCCGGCGGGAGCCGCTGGGCCGTGGCCCTGGACGAGACGGGTGCCCTGTGGGGTTGGGGCATGCAGGGCACCTTCCTGGGACTGGGCAATCCCGCGGGCGAGTGGTACCCGGTGGCCACGCCGCGCAAGCTGTCCTTCCCGGAGTTCGGCTCCCGCAAGGTCATCCACGTCGCGGCCAGCGGGCACGCCACGCACGTCATCCTGGACGACGGCACGCTGTGGGGCTGGGGCGACAGCGCGATGGGCGAGGTGGGCAACGGGGTGATGCTGGACTTCGCCACCTACCACACGCCCTACCAGTGGGACTGGTCCAACTACCAGAAGATGGTCTTCCGGCCCGTGCAGATTGCCCCGGGCGTGACGTTCAAGGCGCTGCACGACACCGCGCAGTCCTTCTATGGCTACGCCACCGCGACGGACGGGACCGTCTACTCGTGGGGGCGCAACAAGACGGGCGTGCTGGGCAACGGCGTGCTGCCCACGGGTGACGTGGCCAACCGGCCGGACAGCTGGAACGTGGCCACCGCCACGGCCGTGCCCGCGCACGAGCTGACCATCGCCATCCCCACGCCGTCGAAGTAG
- a CDS encoding long-chain fatty acid--CoA ligase, with the protein MEKPWLKNYPPGVPAEVDTKQYQSLVHLMEESFSKYAERPAFKCMGKVITYRETDALSRRLGAWLQAQGLQKGAKVALMMPNVLQYPVCIAAVLRAGYVVVNVNPLYTPRELEYQLKDSGAEAIVVLENFASTLEQVVARTPVRHVLVATMGDLLGGLKGTLVNFVVRKVKKMVPAYNLPRAVSFKQALAEGGSRTLQPVNVSSDDIAFLQYTGGTTGVSKGAMLLHRNVVANLLQVEAWFQPAIKGRNTQQANIVCALPLYHIFALTVCGLMGMRMGSMNILIPNPRDIPGFIKTLSEQPFHILPAVNTLYNALVNHPDFAKLDFSHLIVANGGGMAVQKAVADKWYSSTRCPLVEGYGLSETSPVATSNPVLATEYSGTIGLPIPNTEIAIRDDDGKDLPLGEPGEICIRGPQVMAGYWNRPDETAKVMTSDGFFKTGDIGIMDERGHTRIVDRKKDMILVSGFNVYPNEVEGVVAMHPGVLEVAAVGVPDEHSGEVVKLFVVKKDPNLTEAQLMDFCREQLTGYKRPKFIEFRTELPKTNVGKILRRELRDKKVA; encoded by the coding sequence ATGGAGAAGCCCTGGCTGAAGAATTACCCCCCGGGTGTTCCCGCGGAGGTCGACACGAAGCAGTACCAGTCGCTCGTCCACCTGATGGAGGAGTCGTTCAGCAAGTACGCGGAGCGGCCCGCCTTCAAGTGCATGGGCAAGGTCATCACCTACCGCGAGACGGACGCGCTGTCGCGCCGGCTGGGGGCGTGGCTACAGGCCCAGGGACTGCAGAAGGGCGCGAAGGTCGCGCTGATGATGCCCAACGTGCTGCAGTACCCCGTCTGCATCGCGGCGGTGTTGCGCGCCGGCTACGTGGTGGTGAACGTCAACCCGCTCTACACGCCGCGCGAGCTGGAGTACCAGCTCAAGGACAGCGGCGCGGAGGCCATCGTCGTGCTGGAGAACTTCGCCAGCACGCTGGAGCAGGTGGTGGCCAGGACGCCGGTTCGGCACGTGCTGGTGGCGACGATGGGTGACCTGCTGGGCGGCCTGAAGGGCACCCTGGTCAACTTCGTGGTGCGCAAGGTCAAGAAGATGGTGCCGGCGTACAACCTGCCGCGCGCGGTGAGCTTCAAGCAGGCGCTGGCGGAGGGTGGCTCGCGCACGCTGCAGCCCGTGAACGTGTCGTCCGACGACATCGCCTTCCTGCAGTACACGGGCGGCACCACGGGCGTGTCGAAGGGGGCCATGCTGCTGCACCGCAACGTGGTGGCCAACCTGCTCCAGGTGGAGGCGTGGTTCCAGCCGGCCATCAAGGGGCGCAACACGCAGCAGGCGAACATCGTCTGCGCGCTGCCGCTGTACCACATCTTCGCGCTCACCGTGTGTGGGCTGATGGGCATGCGGATGGGGTCGATGAACATCCTCATCCCCAACCCGCGCGACATCCCGGGCTTCATCAAGACGCTGTCGGAGCAGCCGTTCCACATCCTGCCGGCCGTCAACACGCTCTACAACGCGCTGGTGAACCACCCGGACTTCGCCAAGCTGGACTTCTCCCACCTCATCGTCGCCAACGGCGGCGGCATGGCGGTGCAGAAGGCGGTGGCGGACAAGTGGTACAGCTCCACGCGCTGTCCCCTGGTGGAGGGCTACGGCCTGTCGGAGACGTCGCCGGTGGCCACCAGCAACCCGGTGCTCGCCACGGAGTACTCGGGCACCATCGGCCTGCCCATCCCCAACACCGAGATCGCCATCCGCGACGACGACGGCAAGGACCTGCCGCTGGGCGAGCCGGGCGAAATCTGCATCCGCGGCCCGCAGGTCATGGCGGGCTACTGGAACCGTCCGGACGAGACGGCCAAGGTGATGACGTCCGACGGCTTCTTCAAGACGGGCGACATCGGCATCATGGACGAGCGCGGCCACACCCGCATCGTGGACCGCAAGAAAGACATGATCCTGGTGTCCGGCTTCAACGTGTACCCCAACGAGGTCGAGGGCGTGGTCGCCATGCACCCCGGCGTGCTGGAGGTGGCCGCGGTGGGCGTGCCGGACGAGCACTCCGGTGAGGTGGTGAAGCTGTTCGTGGTGAAGAAGGACCCGAACCTCACCGAGGCCCAGCTCATGGACTTCTGCCGCGAGCAGCTCACCGGCTACAAGCGGCCCAAGTTCATCGAGTTCCGCACGGAGCTGCCCAAGACGAACGTGGGCAAGATCCTCCGCCGCGAGCTGCGCGACAAG
- a CDS encoding DNA polymerase domain-containing protein: MMGGMAEDEWLWGWDPTPGIVSVWAEPDGRAFVWRRLPETGALVREDVRFRPWLLLSSLADLEHLGPRLRPEREGHAPRRVTYQELEGPGALRFLIRAEDGRALAADVLEGASRRLGRPFANLRDLDPGTVLVLPPEEQYLTASGRTYFKGLAFDALHRLQFDLETTGLDPGKDRIFLIAVRGPGGESEVLEARGEGDAAEADLLTRFVERVRQLDPDVIENHNLHGFDLPFVARRARHLRVPLPLGRVGAPGLRHRPSSRGSALGRGAERQADTMRRARYTVPGREFIDTLDAVLRHDFSARDLPGHGLKVVAKHFGIAGPEREYIPGARVYETFLTDPERVRRYAHDDVAEAAGVARLMGGAAFALARMAPRRYERLADAGPATGVLDPLLVRAYLRAGAALPAHEQGDGTSHSGAALHLFASGVAHRVVKADVASLYPSLMREYRIGPKRDRLGALLALVDRLVDQRLGAKKRAKAAAPGSTERHENEALSAAMKIVVNSAYGYLGAVGLTRFADVHAANEVTRRGRQVLALLCRELARRGVTLLEADTDGVYFAVPEDWREEDERRVVSEVAALLPRRVQLEFDGRYAAMLSHEPKNYALQSYDGTLHLKGVAFRSSRAEPFGEDFLRRALRCLLAGDVAGVRDVYVATVMALRRRQVRTLEVSANVRLTKEPAQYLALRERRRELPYEALLAAGRKSWAVGEHLRVYRAVGSRAGLLPEPDTDDVGNTEAGVDPRDYDVEYYVRLLKETFAARLVRGLSPQDFATVFEDPGQPSLFTVSLADARPVLTVVAQPPEEEPAPALPAQSG; encoded by the coding sequence ATGATGGGCGGCATGGCGGAGGACGAGTGGCTGTGGGGATGGGACCCGACACCGGGCATCGTCTCCGTCTGGGCGGAGCCCGACGGCCGCGCCTTCGTCTGGCGGCGGCTCCCGGAGACGGGGGCGCTGGTGCGCGAGGACGTGCGCTTCCGTCCGTGGCTGCTGCTGTCGTCGCTCGCGGACCTGGAGCACCTGGGCCCCCGCCTGCGCCCCGAGCGAGAGGGCCACGCGCCGCGCCGGGTGACGTACCAGGAGCTGGAGGGGCCGGGCGCGCTGCGCTTCCTCATCCGCGCGGAGGACGGTCGCGCGCTGGCGGCGGACGTGCTGGAGGGGGCCTCGCGCAGGCTGGGGCGGCCCTTCGCCAACCTGCGCGACCTGGACCCGGGCACCGTGCTCGTCCTGCCGCCCGAGGAGCAGTACCTCACCGCCTCCGGCCGCACGTACTTCAAGGGGCTCGCCTTCGACGCGCTCCACCGGCTCCAGTTCGACCTGGAGACGACGGGGCTGGACCCGGGGAAGGACCGCATCTTCCTCATCGCGGTGCGGGGCCCGGGCGGCGAGTCGGAGGTGCTGGAGGCGCGAGGGGAGGGCGACGCGGCCGAGGCGGACCTGCTCACCCGGTTCGTGGAGCGGGTGCGGCAGCTGGACCCGGACGTCATCGAGAACCACAACCTGCACGGCTTCGACCTGCCCTTCGTGGCGCGGCGCGCGCGGCACCTGCGCGTCCCGCTGCCCCTGGGGCGCGTGGGGGCGCCGGGGCTTCGTCACCGGCCGTCCTCGCGGGGCTCCGCGCTGGGGCGGGGCGCGGAGCGGCAGGCGGACACGATGCGGCGCGCGCGCTACACGGTGCCCGGGCGCGAGTTCATCGACACGCTGGACGCGGTGCTGCGCCATGACTTCTCCGCGAGGGACCTGCCGGGCCACGGCCTGAAGGTGGTGGCGAAGCACTTCGGCATCGCGGGCCCGGAGCGCGAGTACATCCCCGGCGCGCGGGTGTACGAGACCTTCCTGACGGACCCGGAGCGGGTGCGCCGCTATGCCCACGACGACGTGGCGGAGGCGGCGGGCGTGGCGCGGCTCATGGGCGGCGCGGCCTTCGCGCTCGCGCGCATGGCGCCCCGCCGCTACGAGCGGCTGGCGGACGCGGGGCCGGCCACGGGCGTGCTGGACCCGCTGCTGGTGCGCGCCTACCTGCGCGCGGGCGCCGCCCTGCCCGCGCACGAGCAGGGCGACGGCACGTCGCACAGCGGCGCGGCGCTGCACCTGTTCGCCAGCGGCGTGGCCCACCGGGTGGTGAAGGCGGACGTGGCCAGCCTCTACCCCTCGCTGATGCGCGAATACCGCATCGGGCCGAAGCGGGACAGGCTGGGCGCGCTGCTCGCCCTGGTGGACCGGCTGGTGGACCAGCGGCTGGGGGCCAAGAAGCGCGCGAAGGCGGCGGCGCCGGGGTCGACCGAGCGGCACGAGAACGAGGCGCTGTCGGCGGCGATGAAGATCGTCGTCAACTCCGCCTACGGCTACCTGGGCGCGGTGGGGCTGACGCGCTTCGCGGACGTGCACGCGGCCAACGAGGTGACGCGGCGGGGGCGGCAGGTGCTGGCGCTCTTGTGCCGGGAGCTGGCCCGGCGGGGCGTGACGCTGCTGGAGGCGGACACGGACGGCGTGTACTTCGCGGTGCCGGAGGACTGGCGCGAGGAGGACGAGCGCCGCGTCGTGTCGGAGGTCGCCGCGCTGCTGCCCCGCCGCGTGCAGCTGGAGTTCGACGGGCGCTACGCCGCCATGCTGTCGCACGAACCGAAGAACTACGCGCTCCAGTCCTATGACGGCACCCTGCACCTCAAGGGCGTGGCGTTCCGCTCCAGCCGCGCGGAGCCCTTCGGCGAGGACTTCCTGCGCCGGGCCCTGCGCTGCCTGCTCGCGGGCGACGTGGCGGGCGTGCGCGACGTCTATGTCGCCACGGTGATGGCGCTGCGCCGGCGCCAGGTGCGCACGCTGGAGGTGAGCGCGAACGTGCGGCTGACCAAGGAGCCGGCGCAGTACCTGGCCCTGCGCGAGCGCCGCCGCGAGCTGCCCTACGAGGCGCTGCTCGCGGCCGGCCGGAAGTCCTGGGCGGTGGGCGAGCACCTGCGCGTCTACCGCGCGGTGGGCTCGCGCGCGGGCCTGCTCCCGGAGCCGGACACGGACGACGTGGGGAACACCGAGGCGGGCGTCGACCCGCGGGACTACGACGTCGAATATTACGTGCGGCTCTTGAAGGAGACCTTCGCCGCGCGGCTGGTGCGGGGCCTGAGCCCCCAGGACTTCGCCACCGTGTTCGAGGACCCCGGCCAACCCTCGCTCTTCACCGTGTCCCTCGCGGACGCCCGCCCTGTCCTCACCGTCGTCGCCCAGCCGCCGGAAGAGGAGCCCGCGCCCGCCCTGCCCGCGCAATCTGGTTAG
- a CDS encoding nuclear transport factor 2 family protein, protein MREKDLAYVLDWMAIQELVAEYGQAIDFGKDTGDWSRWGNVFTPELTADYSRFMGGEPITLTREVAAEYGRVAVSAFTRVQHATANTVRIHFKSDTQAQVMAYAEVAHYFDLGGAQQEWTIIARYTHDVEKTAEGWRIRKVLLDPIHYRGNPLGLELVKGRRLA, encoded by the coding sequence ATGCGAGAGAAAGACCTGGCGTATGTGCTGGATTGGATGGCCATCCAGGAGCTGGTGGCCGAGTATGGGCAGGCCATCGACTTCGGCAAGGACACGGGAGACTGGAGCCGCTGGGGCAATGTCTTCACGCCCGAGCTGACGGCCGACTACTCGCGCTTCATGGGCGGCGAGCCCATCACCCTCACCCGCGAGGTGGCCGCCGAGTATGGCCGCGTGGCGGTGAGCGCCTTCACCCGCGTCCAGCACGCCACGGCCAACACCGTGCGCATCCACTTCAAGAGCGACACCCAGGCCCAGGTGATGGCCTACGCGGAGGTGGCCCACTACTTCGACCTGGGCGGCGCCCAGCAGGAGTGGACCATCATCGCGCGCTACACCCACGACGTGGAGAAGACCGCGGAGGGGTGGCGCATCCGCAAGGTGCTGCTCGACCCCATCCACTACCGGGGCAACCCGCTGGGCCTGGAGCTGGTCAAGGGGCGCCGCCTGGCCTGA